From a single Pseudophryne corroboree isolate aPseCor3 chromosome 6, aPseCor3.hap2, whole genome shotgun sequence genomic region:
- the TMEM60 gene encoding transmembrane protein 60, translating into MRMSLAQRVLLTWLFSLLFLIMLVLKLDEKAPWSWFIIFIPVWIFDTILLVMLIVKMAGRCKSGYDPRNAAQNMKKKSWYLAAMLLKLAFCLILCALLEQFTSMYLCFVFIPLWILLIGGLTELGFNVFYVI; encoded by the coding sequence ATGAGAATGTCCCTGGCGCAGAGAGTGCTGCTTACTTGGCTATTCAGTTTACTCTTCCTGATCATGTTGGTGCTAAAGCTGGATGAGAAGGCCCCTTGGAGCTGGTTCATCATCTTCATTCCTGTCTGGATATTTGACACCATACTACTTGTTATGCTGATTGTGAAAATGGCAGGACGATGTAAATCTGGGTATGATCCCCGGAATGCAGCACAAAATATGAAGAAAAAGTCTTGGTATCTTGCCGCCATGCTACTGAAATTGGCATTTTGTCTCATCTTATGTGCGTTGTTGGAACAATTTACCAGTATGTATTTATGCTTTGTATTTATTCCTTTGTGGATACTGTTGATTGGTGGTCTGACTGAACTTggattcaatgtattttatgtgatcTAA